The Mauremys reevesii isolate NIE-2019 linkage group 3, ASM1616193v1, whole genome shotgun sequence genomic sequence gtgttggccttttcatggagggagagagcagaTCTGGTGCTCCCCACTGCACTGAATCAGCTACTGCAGCAACACTGAGAATGCAGGCAGCTGCCTCAGCTCTTCTGGGTTCAGCAAGAGCTTGTGCCCAGCCTGGGTAATTGAAACCCGCCTTAATGAGAGGGACTTTGGCCAAGGCTCCCAGGTTTTCTCTTGGTGCCAAGAGACCTTGAACTTCCAGCAGGGTGCCTGAGCCTTGCTTTACCATGCCACTCTACAGCACAGGGCCACTGGTCCCAGATCTCCTTCCCTGTGTTTAAAAACAGCTCAGAGCTTGATTTTGCAGCACACCAGCCACCTCTAGCTGCCACTCGTGTTGCCAGCGTTACGACTCTGCATTGGGTGCTGTAGGCTAGAGCGCTTTCTGCCCTGGTCAGAGCAGCACCGGTACCTCGGGAAGGGGAGGAAGCTGAACTCGTGCTGACCTCTTGCCATTTCCAGACACACAAGTGCGGGTGCTCGTATCTTCTCTGCCGGAGGCCTGAGTAAAGAGAGGGAGTTATAACATCCAACTCTGGACGCTTACAGGAGCGGAAAGGCCCTGTAACaagctggaggagaggggggatatTGGGTTTGTGTAGGTCACTTCCTGCCCTAGGCTGTAGTGTGTTGTTACTGTCTGCTGTTCAACAGCTGCTGGGGTCCAACCCAGAAGTGGCTGTATTGGACATGGGGAGGGATGTTCGTACATTGGGAAAAGTGGCTCCAGCCGTCCAAGGTACCACTTGTTGTAGGTGTTGCTACATGAATAGCTGCTGCAAATGCCACCTCCTTCCTGGactggtgtgtgggtgggaggagcaGCTTGGATGCTACCAGCAGGAACACCAGGCTGAGCCCCTTTGTGTCTTACCGAAGTCGCCACGCTGCTGGCAGGAGCATTTCATAGATTAAATGCCTCAGGCCTGAGTTTACAGCCAGCTGCGACCCTTTGCTGGCTGCCCGTGCTCCCTTTAGGAGTGGGTGTGCAGACCTTCAGGGCAATGCCCCTGCTGACGGAGAAGGTGTAAGTGAAGCCGTcctgctgcttcctccccttCACGTTGGCGCGCTGCTGCAGAGGAGGCAGCTGGAATGTTTGCGGTGGGCCCTGGGACTGCTCAAACATGGCCCGTCTCTGCCGCAGGAGCTGCTGGGCCCTCAGCACTGCAGAGGGAGAGACGGTCACGAGAAAGGGTCTGATTTCTCTTTTTTCTCCACACCCATCCCAAGACTccattccctctcctccccccggcCACCCAGCATGCTGCAGCCCAAGCTAAAGATCAGGTGTAGTCAATATTCAGATGAGactacccccttcccccaaagggAGGTTCAGGATGattcaatgggggtgggggtggactcTTCCTAAAAGCCTGTACTGAGCCAGTGCCCCAGCATGGTGCCAGATGTAAAGCCAAGGTCTTGGCTTCTTGTCATGAGAGATCCCCCTGCACTTTTCCCCACAGGCAGGAGGCTCCCCCTGGTGTTGTGGTCAAATCAACTCTGGTAATTATATTCTGCGGCTCTTTAGTCCCCCTACGGTTTCCTTTGGACACATGATACTTCACTTCCCCTCGTGTAGTGACTGGGGCAGCGTGACTGCTGTTGGCCGCATTTAAGTAGCACTGATTCTTGTCCCTACGTTGTCTGTAAAGCTTTTTGGATGAAAAGGGCTCAGGGAAGAGTAAAGGATCTGACACTGAGCCCTTGGAGGGACAGttctctctgccccagctcaaGGAAACAGCTTAAATGCTGCCAAGGGACGTCTGTGGCTCAGCGTTTTGAAAGGGCAGCTTTGCCCCTGGAGCACCTGGCCAGCGTGGAGGAGAAGTCTCTCAGCACAGCATCGTCCCTGCAGATGTTTACTGGTGTGGGTAGAGCAGGCACTTAGCCTGCACGAGACAGGAACTGGTGGTAAAAGCCTGTTGGGGCAATAAATACTCCATTCTACAAGGCAGTCCCATGGGGAATTCATCCCTGACGGCAGGACCACCCTTCTGCAATTGCTGGGGGTGAAAGGCCCTACTAGCCTCAGTGTGTTATCGGTCCGCACAGGGGACAAGAGCCACACAAAGATGAGCCTTGGGGGTGCCCGTtcctggggccagagctgcacCATGGGCTGGAGATAAACTAGGTGAaaaacacccctccctgcccagagAATGGAAACCAGGAGGACGGAAAGGTCTGGCCATTCACTAGGAAGTGACCTGCCCCACCCAATGAGAGATCAAAGGTCCTTTACATCTTGCCTCAGCTCTGGGCAGCTCAAGGTGGTGACAGGCTGGAGGGAGCTCAGAGACGAGTCACACACAGAGCAGGAAAGTCTAGCTAGCAGCAGTGGGATGCAATAAAGCAAACGGACCATTCTGGTGGCATCACTCCTGCCAGGGTAAGCTACTGGGCTCTGGCATTATTTTCCCAAGAGGAATGAGGAAGGCTTCATGTGAGCCACGGGTCATTTTTTTCAATTGGCCATGGGCCTTTGTGAGAGCCAGGCCTGCACATGCTGTTCCTTGAGCATGGGTATTGCACTTGCAAATGTAAGCACACAACTGTCTCCACatgccccttcagcctctcttGCTTGAAGTGTGCTGCCCAGCTCCCACAGCAGGGAACCCTCCTGGAGCAGCTGCAAAATCCCTGCCATCTCCTGATCCTCGGATTCTCCAGAGAAGGGGTGGGCTCTGCCGTCAGACAGGGGCTCAGGGTGATGAACGTACCCGGGGCTCTCTGGGCACTCTCAAGCGACCGCTTCAGCCAGGCCTTTCGGAACCCAGCCCAGTACGGCAGTAGGGTGCTGAAGACGGAGTCCCTCAGCTCATCAAACAGGCCGGGAGGTGGTGCAGGGGCATCCTGCTGGAGAGCCTGCTCAGCCGCCCGGAGAGCTCTCCCCAACTTCTCAGCATCCACCACCACCTAGAGAGCAAGCCACAAACCTgctcaggggcctggggcaggggagcaagTCTCCAAGTTACCAGCTGCAAAAAGATCTGCTAGATATCCCAAACTTCTACGCCAGTTTGGCCTCTCATTCTGCACAGGCTGGCGCTGGGCTCTCTCAGCCCCAGTGTTACCAGAGTGCAGGTGCTGCTGTGCAGGGCGTTTCCCAGACTAGGTGAGCTGCGAACAGGCTGGGGCGGCGGGGGCTAGCCTGGGCTGAAGCTGGCCTGGGGATTACATTGGGGTTGATCACTGTATTTCATCATCTTGGAATTTTTCAGGTGGGGGAGGAAATTGGGAACTAGCCTGTTCCCCCTTAAACATGGCCATTGAGGCCCAGTCCTgctttcactgacttcagagggagcCCATGGAGTTTACACACCCACCACTCTGTTTTGCAGAACTCCTGTGTTATATATCAACTCACTGCTAATGCTTTAGAtccagctcctcctctctcttgccCTAGGCCTGCCTGACCATCTCTTTGCCCCGTCGCTACTCCTCTGTCAGACCATGAGGCCTACCTGCagccggggctccagctgggagacaAGGAAGCAGTTGCGGATCACCTGCACCTTCTTCCTCAGGAGAGCCCTGTCCGGCATGGCGTGATGGGCGTTCTTGAACTTCTGCACCTCCAGCTGGAAGTGCAGGCCGTGCTCCAGCACAGGGGGGCCATGGACCTGCAGGTGTTTGAGGAAGTGCAGCATCTCCAGGGTGGGCCAGCCTTCGGCAGCAGTCCTGAGGAATTGGCAGAAGGCGGCTTTGTcttcctggctgggctgggctgtagcTGCTGACCCCACCGCGGCTTTCCTGTTCCTTAGACGCTTGAGGGCCACCTTGGCAGCCAGCAAATGCAGGAGTGGCTGAAGCTTGGGCCAGCCCTCGTCTTGGATCTGGGAGGGCTGCACTCcgtgcctgcccagcccctcacTCACCTCAGCCCAGAAGCTCTCGAAGGCCGGAGCAATGTGCGCATACAAGGCAGCTTGGATTTCTTCTATGCTCAAGTCGCTTACTCTTCCCTGGCCCACCTCTGCCCTCAGTCTCTTCCTCAGCTCCCTGGGGAGGCGAGGGCTCAGTGGCCCAGCCCCTTGCTGGTCCCAGAGGTCCAGGAACTTCAGCACACAGCTCAGCCGCTTCCTGCCCTCTGGGGCTGCCTGGCACCGCTCCAGCTTCTCCAACAGCCCCAGCACCCTCTGGAGCCCTGCATCTTGCATTTCCTGAGCTGCCTTTCTATAGGCTTTGAAAACCACCTTGTTGTTGAGCAGGTTCAGGGCACGCTGGGGTGTCACTGACCCTTCCCCACTTGCCAGGCCGGCAtggcctgagccctggggctcagcTGCTGCTTTCTTTCGGTGCCTCCTCTGCTGCTTTCTGCCTTCCTGGGCATGAAAGCCGGTattttccttcctcttcctggcCCTGCAAGGATGCAAACAGGTTCTCAATACAGCCATAGCACATCAGGCTATGATCTTGTTGCATCTGATAGGCTGAGCAGCATCAGGCCGGCTTTGTACTTAGATGGgagacccttccccccccctccacagcCAGGGAAACCAAGAAGCCGTGATGGTGGTTTTGAGGGGGTACCTACACCGAGCCTGTGCTGTCCCTATGTCCTCACATGATGCTGGTGGTTGCTGTGCTGTTGGAGATGTCTTTCAGGGGCCTGACCACTTATGGTCATTGTAGATCCCATGAGACACGGGGTTGTCCTAGCCCTATTCCAGGGCAGGGAATTGTATCCTGCCTCCTAACTTCCCTCTGCAGTGGGACGCTGTGTTCTTCATGTCCTCTGCAGTGTTTGTGTGATGGGAAAATAGCTGCCTTAATCCACACCAGATGCAGCCGTTATGCCAGTGGAGGGCACAGTGATTCTCAGCATGAGAGTTCTGTGAAGTGATTTGGGTCTTTTTGCAAATGAGGGGTAAGATCTAAATATAAGATCATTATCAGTATAGCAGCCTGCATTCCCCTCTGGGCATCAGGCCTCTATAGTGCAAATACCATCCCCAGAGCACACGTTCTTAACTAGACGCATGCCGCAGAGGCTACCTTAACATAGTGGGGACAGTGGGCAGCAGGGACTTGACTAAAAAGGCTGCAATTTTAGCTGTGATAATGATTAATCAGCTTGGTAACACCTAGGAATCCAAATGTCCAACTGGACACATGAGTTCCTTTTGCAGCACTCACAAAGCTGGGTTTGCCAGCCCGAATCCCAAGCAACTGTGCCCCCTTTGCTGAGTTCAGATAAAGAAGTACCTGTCTCTTCTCTGCTTTATTCTATTGTCTTTGCTCCTGACATCCTGCACTTCCAGGTAAGAGACTGGGATGCAGTACCTGCAAGAAAGGGTGGCACAGAGCAAATGAACCAGGTGGACAGCTGTCTCGCTTAGAAGCAGAGTTTAAAAGATTTTTGTGACGCGCGCTGGCTGGTTGGAAAAAAATCTCTCAAGCTGCAGCCCAAAGCTGGAAGTGAATGAAATACCCAGGCCAATCCTTCATTTAGCTGCTCCGCTCTCAAATGGAGGTGCTGTCAGGAGTGGAGCACTCACTACGGAGCAGttcccagctactccagtcctGGCCTCCCACAGCAGAAGGGGCGTAGGGAGAGGAGCGGGAGAGCTCATAGGTACTTTCCACAGGCCATGTGCAAGAAGGTAGTGGGTGAGCACTGGCTTTGGGCCAAGGAGGATTACTAGATTACTCCAGTCTGTGCTCCCAGCAGAAGGTGCTTCAGAAGATGGTGCAGGAGCACCTGCTGTAGAAGGCCTGAATCCAGGCAGGACTGCCAGCGTTttgtttaaaagcagcaaagagtcttgtggcaacttatagactaacagacctgttggagcatgagctttcatgggtgaatacccacttttttTTGAGGCTGCATTTTGTTTGAGGCTGCAAAGAGCCAAACTGCTTTGAGAGGAGGAGTAACTGCTTCACTGGGTGCAGTTAGGGAGCTCTCTGAGATGTGTCCATGGACAAAACAAGAACTGAATTCCCCCATAAACCACTTCTCTCCCCCTTGCCTGCCAGTGCTTTACACCTGGATCTGGAAACCAAAGAAGAGGACCCAAGGCTCCTTGGGACTCACTCCAGGAAGGTGGCTATCTCATAGCGGAGGTAGCGGAGCCAGGCCTCACAGAGAACAGCGAGCACGTGCTGAGCCACTGGCTCCAAGGCCAAAGGCTCCAGAGGTTGGTTGCTGAAGCTGAGCATCTCCTGGAGATGCTGGATGTAATGTGGCATATCGGAGCTGAGTCCTGCAGGGAGAAGAAAAGCAGAGCGGAGCGTTGGCCTAGGACTCCATCTTCAAAGGCAAGTTCACTAGGGCAGGGAAGTAACATGCAACCCTCCTCCAGCGCACCCCTTTGCACTGGTTCTCCAGTGGAGTCCAAGGAAATCTCCCCCCGAGGCAGTGTGTTGGTCCCCAGCTGCCATTTGCGGACGAAAGCGGTGCAGCAAGTCTACTTGAGCAGGAAACTAGatactctccccccaccctataCACCGGCCAGTGCCTCCCATGTGACCCTACAACTGCGATGGGCTGTGATAGCGACTCCCCTCCAAGAGgatgggctgcttctctggctttGGGAATTCACTGGGCTATTGCTCCCATTCTAAACCTTCTGTCACCGGGACCATGGAAAACAGGTCATTTAGCAGCTGAATGAGCGGGGGCAACTTGCTTTCCAACTTCAAATCCATTTTGGGTGGCTGCAGGTTCATATTCAGACTGTCCCTCTAGATCCCTGAATGTTTTCTGGTACCACACCCTTACTCACTTATATTCTCCAGCATCAATAATTTTGCTCATTAGTCCCTACGATCCCCCTGGTGCAGGTCTCTGAGATTCAGCCCGGGATCCCCACGCACACCCAGACACAGCTAAACCCAGCGCCAAGTGGATTTGGCCACTGACTGCATATGGTGCAGAAGAGCCAGTTATCTGGGAGCTCACCAACATCACATGGCGCACCATGCACCAAGTACTTGTGGAAGATCTGCCAGGCTGAGCGGTGGGGCTTGAGCCGGTCTGCCTGCCACTCCCAAGTGGCCTGGTGCTCCTCCAGCGCTTGCCACAACTGGAGGTTATGGACCTTCTGAGTATCCTCAAACCTGGAGGGTAAGCAGGGAAGGAATGCGCATCAGCCTGGGGGAATGTGAACAGTGAATTAGTCACATCTCCGCTGGAGCGGCcagcagggatagagcccagctGGCTTGTACAAGGCTATATGGTGGCCCCTGGA encodes the following:
- the LOC120400850 gene encoding regulator of G-protein signaling 22-like isoform X3 yields the protein MHCLSEDKSVFNLLSSPPSPGSEFLSTWMGGTQEGSVDGWTNAGGSERSLDGLTRAASSSSPTAGHHMGSRRQGEPASGTRKVLQFGREELNASDRREESWLLPGFGRSTLQQLKEDVLGTRAGMDCFKEFLHGTLGIHLLHFWMDCEDVMERTSKCLEASAAEREAQILCVSLCRNIQDKYKLSMSLASQEPMCEAQGGVEATFSAFSRSQYDALRRLRAYWVPRFLLHHQRTRYLRTVPTSGSQTKPRPPMNTDFLPSLKVFASLPVVGDGCMSHTNRSADWFSLPHSGASWRGRIVSARQPDLSWNLPDTPLTSHLLQALMCDPGAGGSFLHYLTRFEDTQKVHNLQLWQALEEHQATWEWQADRLKPHRSAWQIFHKYLVHGAPCDVGLSSDMPHYIQHLQEMLSFSNQPLEPLALEPVAQHVLAVLCEAWLRYLRYEIATFLEYCIPVSYLEVQDVRSKDNRIKQRRDRARKRKENTGFHAQEGRKQQRRHRKKAAAEPQGSGHAGLASGEGSVTPQRALNLLNNKVVFKAYRKAAQEMQDAGLQRVLGLLEKLERCQAAPEGRKRLSCVLKFLDLWDQQGAGPLSPRLPRELRKRLRAEVGQGRVSDLSIEEIQAALYAHIAPAFESFWAEVSEGLGRHGVQPSQIQDEGWPKLQPLLHLLAAKVALKRLRNRKAAVGSAATAQPSQEDKAAFCQFLRTAAEGWPTLEMLHFLKHLQVHGPPVLEHGLHFQLEVQKFKNAHHAMPDRALLRKKVQVIRNCFLVSQLEPRLQVVVDAEKLGRALRAAEQALQQDAPAPPPGLFDELRDSVFSTLLPYWAGFRKAWLKRSLESAQRAPVLRAQQLLRQRRAMFEQSQGPPQTFQLPPLQQRANVKGRKQQDGFTYTFSVSRGIALKVCTPTPKGSTGSQQRVAAGCKLRPEAFNL
- the LOC120400850 gene encoding uncharacterized protein LOC120400850 isoform X5; this translates as MHCLSEDKSVFNLLSSPPSPGSEFLSTWMGGTQEGSVDGWTNAGGSERSLDGLTRAASSSSPTAGHHMGSRRQGEPASGTRKVLQFGREELNASDRREESWLLPGFGRSTLQQLKEDVLGTRAGMDCFKEFLHGTLGIHLLHFWMDCEDVMERTSKCLEASAAEREAQILCVSLCRNIQDKYKLSMSLASQEPMCEAQGGVEATFSAFSRSQYDALRRLRAYWVPRFLLHHQRTRYLRTVPTSGSQTKPRPPMNTDFLPSLKVFASLPVVGDGCMSHTNRSADWFSLPHSGASWRGRIVSARQPDLSWNLPDTPLTSHLLQALMCDPGAGGSFLHYLTRFEDTQKVHNLQLWQALEEHQATWEWQADRLKPHRSAWQIFHKYLVHGAPCDVGLSSDMPHYIQHLQEMLSFSNQPLEPLALEPVAQHVLAVLCEAWLRYLRYEIATFLEYCIPVSYLEVQDVRSKDNRIKQRRDRARKRKENTGFHAQEGRKQQRRHRKKAAAEPQGSGHAGLASGEGSVTPQRALNLLNNKVVFKAYRKAAQEMQDAGLQRVLGLLEKLERCQAAPEGRKRLSCVLKFLDLWDQQGAGPLSPRLPRELRKRLRAEVGQGRVSDLSIEEIQAALYAHIAPAFESFWAEVSEGLGRHGVQPSQIQDEGWPKLQPLLHLLAAKVALKRLRNRKAAVGSAATAQPSQEDKAAFCQFLRTAAEGWPTLEMLHFLKHLQVHGPPVLEHGLHFQLEVQKFKNAHHAMPDRALLRKKVQVIRNCFLVSQLEPRLQC
- the LOC120400850 gene encoding uncharacterized protein LOC120400850 isoform X2, producing MHCLSEDKSVFNLLSSPPSPGSEFLSTWMGGTQEGSVDGWTNAGGSERSLDGLTRAASSSSPTAGHHMGRRQGEPASGTRKVLQFGREELNASDRREESWLLPGFGRSTLQQLKEDVLGTRAGMDCFKEFLHGTLGIHLLHFWMDCEDVMERTSKCLEASAAEREAQILCVSLCRNIQDKYKLSMSLASQEPMCEAQGGVEATFSAFSRSQYDALRRLRAYWVPRFLLHHQRTRYLRTVPTSGSQTKPRPPMNTDFLPSLKVFASLPVVGDGCMSHTNRSADWFSLPHSGASWRGRIVSARQPDLSWNLPDTPLTSHLLQALMCDPGAGGSFLHYLTRFEDTQKVHNLQLWQALEEHQATWEWQADRLKPHRSAWQIFHKYLVHGAPCDVGLSSDMPHYIQHLQEMLSFSNQPLEPLALEPVAQHVLAVLCEAWLRYLRYEIATFLEYCIPVSYLEVQDVRSKDNRIKQRRDRARKRKENTGFHAQEGRKQQRRHRKKAAAEPQGSGHAGLASGEGSVTPQRALNLLNNKVVFKAYRKAAQEMQDAGLQRVLGLLEKLERCQAAPEGRKRLSCVLKFLDLWDQQGAGPLSPRLPRELRKRLRAEVGQGRVSDLSIEEIQAALYAHIAPAFESFWAEVSEGLGRHGVQPSQIQDEGWPKLQPLLHLLAAKVALKRLRNRKAAVGSAATAQPSQEDKAAFCQFLRTAAEGWPTLEMLHFLKHLQVHGPPVLEHGLHFQLEVQKFKNAHHAMPDRALLRKKVQVIRNCFLVSQLEPRLQVVVDAEKLGRALRAAEQALQQDAPAPPPGLFDELRDSVFSTLLPYWAGFRKAWLKRSLESAQRAPGTFITLSPCLTAEPTPSLENPRIRRWQGFCSCSRRVPCCGSWAAHFKQERLKGHVETVVCLHLQVQYPCSRNSMCRPGSHKGPWPIEKNDPWLT
- the LOC120400850 gene encoding uncharacterized protein LOC120400850 isoform X1, which gives rise to MHCLSEDKSVFNLLSSPPSPGSEFLSTWMGGTQEGSVDGWTNAGGSERSLDGLTRAASSSSPTAGHHMGSRRQGEPASGTRKVLQFGREELNASDRREESWLLPGFGRSTLQQLKEDVLGTRAGMDCFKEFLHGTLGIHLLHFWMDCEDVMERTSKCLEASAAEREAQILCVSLCRNIQDKYKLSMSLASQEPMCEAQGGVEATFSAFSRSQYDALRRLRAYWVPRFLLHHQRTRYLRTVPTSGSQTKPRPPMNTDFLPSLKVFASLPVVGDGCMSHTNRSADWFSLPHSGASWRGRIVSARQPDLSWNLPDTPLTSHLLQALMCDPGAGGSFLHYLTRFEDTQKVHNLQLWQALEEHQATWEWQADRLKPHRSAWQIFHKYLVHGAPCDVGLSSDMPHYIQHLQEMLSFSNQPLEPLALEPVAQHVLAVLCEAWLRYLRYEIATFLEYCIPVSYLEVQDVRSKDNRIKQRRDRARKRKENTGFHAQEGRKQQRRHRKKAAAEPQGSGHAGLASGEGSVTPQRALNLLNNKVVFKAYRKAAQEMQDAGLQRVLGLLEKLERCQAAPEGRKRLSCVLKFLDLWDQQGAGPLSPRLPRELRKRLRAEVGQGRVSDLSIEEIQAALYAHIAPAFESFWAEVSEGLGRHGVQPSQIQDEGWPKLQPLLHLLAAKVALKRLRNRKAAVGSAATAQPSQEDKAAFCQFLRTAAEGWPTLEMLHFLKHLQVHGPPVLEHGLHFQLEVQKFKNAHHAMPDRALLRKKVQVIRNCFLVSQLEPRLQVVVDAEKLGRALRAAEQALQQDAPAPPPGLFDELRDSVFSTLLPYWAGFRKAWLKRSLESAQRAPGTFITLSPCLTAEPTPSLENPRIRRWQGFCSCSRRVPCCGSWAAHFKQERLKGHVETVVCLHLQVQYPCSRNSMCRPGSHKGPWPIEKNDPWLT
- the LOC120400850 gene encoding regulator of G-protein signaling 22-like isoform X4, whose amino-acid sequence is MGSRRQGEPASGTRKVLQFGREELNASDRREESWLLPGFGRSTLQQLKEDVLGTRAGMDCFKEFLHGTLGIHLLHFWMDCEDVMERTSKCLEASAAEREAQILCVSLCRNIQDKYKLSMSLASQEPMCEAQGGVEATFSAFSRSQYDALRRLRAYWVPRFLLHHQRTRYLRTVPTSGSQTKPRPPMNTDFLPSLKVFASLPVVGDGCMSHTNRSADWFSLPHSGASWRGRIVSARQPDLSWNLPDTPLTSHLLQALMCDPGAGGSFLHYLTRFEDTQKVHNLQLWQALEEHQATWEWQADRLKPHRSAWQIFHKYLVHGAPCDVGLSSDMPHYIQHLQEMLSFSNQPLEPLALEPVAQHVLAVLCEAWLRYLRYEIATFLEYCIPVSYLEVQDVRSKDNRIKQRRDRARKRKENTGFHAQEGRKQQRRHRKKAAAEPQGSGHAGLASGEGSVTPQRALNLLNNKVVFKAYRKAAQEMQDAGLQRVLGLLEKLERCQAAPEGRKRLSCVLKFLDLWDQQGAGPLSPRLPRELRKRLRAEVGQGRVSDLSIEEIQAALYAHIAPAFESFWAEVSEGLGRHGVQPSQIQDEGWPKLQPLLHLLAAKVALKRLRNRKAAVGSAATAQPSQEDKAAFCQFLRTAAEGWPTLEMLHFLKHLQVHGPPVLEHGLHFQLEVQKFKNAHHAMPDRALLRKKVQVIRNCFLVSQLEPRLQVVVDAEKLGRALRAAEQALQQDAPAPPPGLFDELRDSVFSTLLPYWAGFRKAWLKRSLESAQRAPGTFITLSPCLTAEPTPSLENPRIRRWQGFCSCSRRVPCCGSWAAHFKQERLKGHVETVVCLHLQVQYPCSRNSMCRPGSHKGPWPIEKNDPWLT